In a genomic window of [Empedobacter] haloabium:
- a CDS encoding MFS transporter: MNDSRPDPALVAAASPGRLGFVLVCVFIDMLGIGLIVPVLPILVGEYVGSREEQTLWYGILGATFGLMQFIFMPMLGAISDRIGRRPVLLYSMAGMSLNFLATAWAPNLACLFIGRVIGGMSSASMSVASAYASDISTHDNRAKSFGKIGAAFGLGFIAGPMLGGLLGGIDLHLPFYVAAALSAANFVYGWFFVPESLPQARRGKFRLTRVNPLAGLLKLARRQDIRGLVIVYTLVTLAQMMLHSTWVLYTNFRFGWTPSQNGLALFCVGVAAAVVQAGLLGVFIRKFGEVRLSLLGLTSGAITYLLYGLATQGWMMYVFILCNLLAFAAGPALQGIVSKATPADEQGELMGSLQSIGSVGVIIMPLVGGVLLGEVSHLPPSDWRIGVTFFVCAAMQAIAIAVARKYFRDHHIHLKPAQ, encoded by the coding sequence ATGAACGATTCCCGTCCCGACCCCGCCCTCGTCGCCGCCGCATCGCCCGGCAGGCTTGGCTTTGTCCTCGTCTGCGTCTTCATCGACATGCTGGGCATCGGCCTGATCGTGCCGGTGCTGCCGATCCTGGTGGGCGAATACGTCGGCTCGCGCGAAGAGCAGACGCTCTGGTACGGCATCCTCGGCGCCACCTTCGGCCTGATGCAGTTCATCTTCATGCCGATGCTGGGAGCGATCAGCGACCGCATCGGCCGCCGTCCCGTGCTGCTGTATTCGATGGCCGGCATGAGCCTGAACTTCCTGGCCACCGCCTGGGCGCCGAACCTGGCCTGCCTGTTCATCGGCCGCGTCATCGGCGGGATGTCGTCGGCCAGCATGTCGGTGGCGTCGGCCTACGCGTCCGACATTTCCACTCACGACAACCGCGCCAAGAGCTTCGGCAAGATCGGCGCCGCCTTTGGCCTGGGCTTCATCGCCGGGCCGATGCTGGGGGGCCTGCTGGGCGGGATCGACCTGCACCTGCCGTTCTACGTGGCGGCGGCGCTGTCGGCGGCGAACTTCGTCTATGGCTGGTTCTTCGTGCCGGAGTCGCTGCCGCAAGCGCGCCGCGGCAAGTTCCGCCTGACCCGCGTCAATCCGCTGGCGGGCCTGCTCAAGCTGGCGCGCCGGCAGGACATCCGCGGCCTCGTCATCGTCTACACCCTGGTGACGCTGGCGCAGATGATGCTGCACTCGACCTGGGTGTTGTACACCAACTTCCGCTTCGGCTGGACGCCCAGCCAGAACGGCCTGGCGCTGTTCTGCGTGGGCGTGGCGGCCGCCGTCGTGCAGGCCGGCCTGCTCGGTGTCTTCATCCGCAAGTTCGGCGAGGTGCGGCTGTCGCTGCTGGGGCTGACCTCGGGCGCCATCACCTACCTGCTGTATGGCCTGGCGACACAGGGCTGGATGATGTACGTCTTCATCCTGTGCAACCTGCTGGCGTTCGCCGCCGGCCCGGCGCTGCAGGGCATCGTGTCGAAGGCCACGCCGGCCGACGAACAGGGCGAGTTGATGGGTTCACTGCAGTCGATCGGCAGCGTGGGCGTCATCATCATGCCGCTGGTGGGCGGCGTGCTGCTGGGCGAAGTGAGCCACCTGCCGCCATCGGACTGGCGCATCGGCGTCACCTTCTTCGTGTGCGCGGCGATGCAGGCGATCGCCATCGCTGTCGCGCGCAAGTACTTCCGCGACCATCACATCCATTTGAAGCCGGCGCAGTAG
- a CDS encoding LON peptidase substrate-binding domain-containing protein has protein sequence MIPLFPLNTILFPDGRLALQVFEVRYLDMIKKCIANGEEFGIVPLAQGDEVRKPGQHEALCSVGTLARVVEWTAPLPGLMQITCLGTQRFRIETATQLPHGLWMAEITRLPDDLAIPIPNDQQDVANALGSLIRTLQQRGVTGAQMPMQPPYRLDDSGWVANRWCELLQLDMVQKELLLAQENPVLRLELVQDALTENGLLN, from the coding sequence ATGATTCCTCTCTTCCCGCTCAACACGATCCTGTTTCCGGACGGCCGCCTGGCCCTGCAGGTGTTCGAGGTGCGCTACCTGGACATGATCAAGAAGTGCATCGCCAACGGCGAGGAATTCGGCATCGTGCCGCTGGCGCAGGGCGACGAAGTGCGCAAGCCGGGCCAGCACGAGGCGCTGTGCAGCGTGGGCACCCTGGCGCGCGTGGTCGAGTGGACGGCGCCGCTGCCCGGCCTGATGCAGATCACCTGCCTTGGCACGCAGCGCTTTCGCATCGAGACGGCCACGCAGCTGCCGCACGGACTGTGGATGGCCGAGATCACCCGCCTGCCGGACGACCTGGCCATTCCGATCCCGAACGACCAGCAGGACGTGGCCAACGCGCTGGGATCGCTGATCCGCACGCTGCAGCAGCGCGGCGTGACGGGCGCGCAGATGCCGATGCAGCCGCCTTACCGGCTCGACGACAGCGGCTGGGTCGCCAACCGCTGGTGCGAGCTGCTGCAGCTGGACATGGTGCAGAAGGAGCTCTTGCTGGCGCAGGAAAATCCCGTGCTGCGGCTGGAGCTGGTACAGGATGCGCTGACCGAAAACGGTCTCTTGAACTGA
- a CDS encoding DMT family transporter translates to MWQGVTCGLLAGALWGMVFIVPELLTAFTPLELAVGRYLAYGAMALALLLPKLGGLATRLDRADLQALLRQALSGNIVYYMLLALGVRLAGVAPTSLIIGVLPISVTLMGRKDHGAVPLRQLALPLLIVGAGIACVNVDTFLHAQAAGRPLWQTLAGVLAAAGALACWTWYAVDNARYLKRNPHFSSGEWSALYGLTSGLLALVIGALALALWHDDVTGAGAIATGRDWGKFWLFNGLLALGASVIGNQLWNVASRRVPVTLSGQLILFETLFALLYGFIWRAQWPRPLEMAAIALLVLGVTWSVRAHATPPPHPA, encoded by the coding sequence ATGTGGCAAGGAGTGACGTGCGGCCTGCTGGCGGGCGCATTGTGGGGCATGGTGTTCATCGTGCCGGAACTGCTGACGGCATTCACGCCGCTGGAACTGGCCGTGGGCCGCTACCTGGCCTACGGTGCCATGGCGCTGGCGCTGCTGCTGCCCAAGCTGGGTGGCCTGGCCACGAGGCTGGACCGGGCCGACCTGCAGGCGCTGCTGCGCCAGGCCTTGAGCGGCAACATCGTGTATTACATGCTGCTGGCGCTGGGCGTGCGCCTGGCCGGGGTGGCGCCGACGTCGCTGATCATCGGCGTGCTGCCAATCTCCGTCACGCTGATGGGGCGCAAGGACCATGGCGCCGTGCCGCTGCGCCAGCTGGCGCTGCCGCTGCTGATCGTCGGCGCCGGCATCGCCTGCGTCAATGTCGATACCTTCCTGCACGCGCAAGCGGCCGGCCGGCCGCTGTGGCAGACCTTGGCCGGCGTGCTGGCGGCAGCCGGCGCGCTGGCCTGCTGGACGTGGTACGCGGTGGACAATGCGCGCTACCTGAAGCGCAACCCGCATTTCAGCAGCGGCGAATGGTCGGCGCTGTACGGCCTGACGTCGGGCCTGCTGGCGCTGGTCATCGGCGCGCTGGCCCTCGCGCTGTGGCACGACGACGTGACAGGTGCCGGCGCCATCGCCACCGGGCGCGACTGGGGCAAGTTCTGGCTGTTCAACGGCCTGCTGGCCCTGGGCGCCTCGGTGATCGGCAACCAGTTGTGGAACGTGGCCAGCCGGCGCGTGCCGGTCACGCTATCGGGCCAGCTGATCCTGTTCGAGACGCTGTTCGCGCTGCTGTACGGCTTCATCTGGCGGGCGCAGTGGCCCCGGCCGCTGGAAATGGCGGCCATCGCGCTGCTGGTGCTCGGCGTGACGTGGTCGGTGCGGGCGCACGCCACGCCGCCACCGCATCCGGCCTGA
- a CDS encoding CocE/NonD family hydrolase, whose amino-acid sequence MRLRTLALASSLLATSALAQTPPMAPDIGARFEAPLDAHDYVKRVVMIPMRDGVKLHTIILVPKGAQRAPMLLTRTPYNAAGRTSRAVSPNMLATLPAGDETMVRAGYIRVFQDVRGKYGSEGDYVMTRPLRGPLNNTKTDHATDAWDTIEWLVKNVKESNGKVGMLGSSYEGFTVLMALADPHPALKVAVPMSPMVDGWRGDDWFHNGAFRVNTLHYIASQTTARGSGSELATGVYDDYDSVLRGGSVADYAKRFGLDKLNYTKKLFEHPAYDSYWQHQALDRILGARKLTVPTMTVVGQWDQEDIYGAYAVYGALEAQDADNKRNYLVIGPWRHSGVNYDGSSLGALKFTGDTALEFRRDVMQPFLDQYLKDGAPAADTPPVLSYQTGSNRWQRLPRWPLAASTSTVYLQGGFGLDFKQPAAGAAYDEYVADPAKPVPFVPRPVRMGDRDVWQPWLVRDQRFVADRPDVLSYVSAPLKAPMQLSGAPVVNLFAATSGTDADWVVKVIDVYPDEMPNQPAMGGFQLPLSMDIFRGRYRNSLESPAPMVANRVERYRFALPNVNHVIQPGHRLMVQIQSSWFPLYDRNPQSYVPNIFHAKAADYVKATQRVYHAPDAASSVELPVVVHPPF is encoded by the coding sequence ATGCGCCTGCGCACCCTTGCCCTGGCTTCGTCCCTGCTTGCCACATCCGCCCTGGCCCAGACCCCACCGATGGCACCCGATATCGGCGCCAGGTTCGAGGCGCCGCTTGATGCCCACGACTACGTCAAGCGCGTGGTCATGATCCCGATGCGCGACGGCGTCAAGCTGCATACGATCATCCTGGTACCGAAGGGCGCACAGCGCGCGCCGATGCTGCTGACGCGCACGCCGTACAACGCGGCCGGGCGCACCAGCCGCGCCGTCAGCCCGAACATGCTGGCGACCTTGCCGGCGGGCGACGAGACGATGGTGCGGGCCGGCTATATCCGTGTGTTCCAGGACGTGCGCGGCAAGTACGGCTCGGAGGGCGACTACGTGATGACGCGCCCGCTGCGCGGACCGCTGAACAACACGAAGACCGATCACGCGACCGACGCCTGGGACACGATCGAGTGGCTGGTCAAGAACGTCAAGGAAAGCAATGGCAAGGTCGGCATGCTGGGCTCCTCGTACGAGGGCTTCACGGTGCTGATGGCGCTGGCCGATCCGCACCCGGCGCTGAAGGTGGCGGTGCCGATGAGCCCCATGGTGGACGGCTGGCGCGGCGACGACTGGTTCCACAACGGCGCCTTCCGCGTCAACACGTTGCACTACATCGCCAGCCAGACTACGGCGCGCGGCAGCGGCAGCGAGCTGGCGACCGGCGTCTACGACGACTACGACAGCGTGCTGCGCGGCGGCTCGGTCGCGGATTATGCCAAGCGGTTCGGCCTGGACAAGCTCAACTACACGAAGAAGCTGTTCGAGCACCCGGCCTACGACAGCTACTGGCAGCACCAGGCGCTCGATCGCATCCTGGGCGCGCGCAAGCTGACGGTGCCGACCATGACGGTGGTCGGCCAGTGGGACCAGGAGGACATCTACGGCGCGTATGCCGTCTATGGCGCGCTGGAGGCCCAGGACGCGGACAACAAGCGCAACTACCTGGTGATCGGGCCATGGCGCCACAGCGGCGTCAATTACGACGGCTCCAGCCTGGGCGCGCTGAAGTTCACCGGCGACACGGCGCTGGAATTCCGCCGCGACGTCATGCAGCCTTTCCTCGACCAGTACCTGAAGGACGGCGCCCCGGCAGCCGACACGCCGCCGGTGCTGTCCTACCAGACCGGCAGCAACCGCTGGCAGCGGCTGCCGCGCTGGCCGCTGGCGGCATCGACGTCGACAGTTTACCTGCAGGGCGGATTCGGACTCGATTTCAAGCAGCCGGCCGCTGGCGCGGCCTATGACGAATACGTAGCCGATCCCGCCAAGCCGGTGCCGTTCGTACCACGCCCGGTGCGCATGGGCGACCGTGACGTCTGGCAGCCCTGGCTGGTGCGCGACCAGCGCTTCGTGGCGGACCGGCCGGACGTGCTGAGCTACGTGTCGGCGCCGCTGAAGGCGCCGATGCAGCTGTCCGGCGCGCCGGTCGTCAACCTGTTTGCCGCCACGTCGGGCACGGACGCGGACTGGGTGGTCAAGGTGATCGACGTGTATCCGGACGAGATGCCGAACCAGCCCGCCATGGGCGGCTTCCAGCTGCCGCTGTCGATGGACATCTTCCGCGGCCGCTACCGCAACAGCCTGGAAAGCCCGGCGCCGATGGTGGCGAACCGGGTCGAGCGCTACCGCTTCGCGCTGCCGAACGTGAACCACGTGATCCAGCCGGGCCACCGGCTGATGGTGCAGATCCAGTCCAGCTGGTTCCCACTGTACGACCGCAACCCGCAAAGCTACGTGCCGAACATCTTCCACGCCAAGGCGGCCGATTACGTCAAGGCGACGCAGCGGGTGTATCACGCGCCGGATGCGGCCAGCTCGGTCGAGCTGCCGGTGGTGGTGCATCCGCCGTTCTAA
- the trpS gene encoding tryptophan--tRNA ligase produces MTDTTTESVAATSESSVISAADAAKSTTPAVILTGDRPTGPLHLGHFVGSLRSRVEYQHQYKQYIMLADSQALTDNMDDTNKVHRNVVEVALDYLAVGIDPAKSTILIQSQIPELAELTFYYLNMVTVARLERNPTVKAEIVLRGFERDIPAGFLTYPASQAADISAFKASIVPVGEDQIPMIEQTNEIVRRFNRLANKDVLVECKALVPEIGRLPGIDGKAKMSKSLGNTINLGASADEITAAVKKVYTDPLHLRVQDPGHLEGNVAFIYLDAFDPDKAALEEMKAHYVRGGLGDSVVKKRLEAVLQELLGPIRARREEFAKDKGYVMQLLKEGTLRAREVAAQTADEVKAALGLSYF; encoded by the coding sequence ATGACCGACACCACCACCGAATCCGTCGCCGCAACCTCCGAGTCTTCCGTGATCAGCGCCGCCGACGCGGCCAAGAGCACCACGCCCGCCGTCATCCTGACGGGCGACCGCCCCACCGGGCCGCTGCACCTGGGCCACTTCGTCGGCAGCCTGCGCAGCCGCGTCGAGTACCAGCACCAGTACAAGCAGTACATCATGCTGGCCGACTCGCAGGCGCTGACGGACAATATGGACGACACCAACAAGGTGCACCGCAACGTCGTCGAGGTGGCGCTGGACTACCTGGCGGTCGGCATCGACCCGGCCAAGTCGACCATCCTGATCCAGTCGCAGATCCCGGAACTGGCCGAGCTGACGTTCTACTACCTGAACATGGTGACGGTGGCGCGCCTGGAGCGCAATCCGACCGTCAAGGCGGAAATCGTGCTGCGCGGCTTCGAGCGCGACATCCCGGCCGGCTTCCTGACTTACCCGGCCTCCCAGGCCGCCGACATTTCCGCCTTCAAGGCGTCGATCGTGCCGGTGGGCGAAGACCAGATCCCGATGATCGAGCAGACCAACGAGATCGTGCGCCGCTTCAACCGCCTGGCGAACAAGGACGTGCTGGTCGAGTGCAAGGCGCTGGTGCCGGAAATCGGCCGCCTGCCGGGCATCGACGGCAAGGCCAAGATGAGCAAATCGCTGGGCAACACGATCAACCTGGGCGCCTCGGCCGACGAGATCACGGCCGCCGTCAAGAAGGTCTACACCGACCCGCTGCACCTGCGCGTGCAGGACCCCGGCCACCTGGAAGGCAATGTGGCGTTCATCTACCTGGATGCGTTCGACCCGGACAAGGCGGCGCTGGAAGAGATGAAAGCGCACTACGTGCGCGGCGGCCTGGGCGACTCGGTCGTCAAGAAGCGCCTGGAAGCGGTGCTGCAGGAGCTGCTGGGCCCGATCCGCGCGCGCCGCGAGGAGTTCGCCAAGGACAAGGGTTACGTCATGCAGCTGCTCAAAGAGGGCACGCTGCGCGCGCGCGAGGTGGCGGCGCAGACGGCCGATGAGGTGAAGGCGGCTTTGGGGCTGTCGTATTTTTGA
- a CDS encoding H-NS histone family protein has translation MTTYQEYQAKIAELQKAAETARKNEIAQAKEQIASIMREYNLTLADLGPAVKAAKPVKPRAPVPMKYRDDVTGQTWTGRGRAPKWLEGRKKEDFLIKQ, from the coding sequence ATGACGACCTACCAGGAATACCAGGCCAAGATCGCCGAATTGCAGAAAGCGGCCGAAACGGCGCGCAAAAACGAAATCGCGCAGGCCAAGGAACAAATTGCAAGCATCATGCGTGAATACAATCTCACGCTGGCCGACCTGGGCCCTGCCGTCAAAGCCGCGAAACCCGTCAAACCACGCGCTCCCGTACCGATGAAATACCGTGACGATGTTACCGGCCAGACCTGGACCGGCCGCGGCCGCGCCCCGAAGTGGCTGGAAGGCCGCAAGAAGGAAGATTTCCTGATCAAGCAGTAA
- a CDS encoding chemotaxis protein CheW, with amino-acid sequence MSHTETATPTLPSEYLAFTLGKEEYGIDIQKVSEIRSYENPTRIASAPEFVKGVINLRGIIVPIVDMRIRFALGAPDYGPFTVVIILNIGTRVVGMVVDAVSDVTTLTPDQIKSAPDMGSTLNTEHIVGLGTVEERMLILVDIDKLMSSEEMGLIERLAA; translated from the coding sequence ATGTCCCATACCGAAACCGCCACGCCAACGTTGCCGTCCGAATACCTCGCCTTCACCCTTGGCAAGGAAGAATATGGCATCGACATCCAGAAGGTCAGCGAGATCCGCAGCTACGAGAACCCGACCCGGATCGCCAGCGCGCCCGAGTTCGTCAAGGGCGTGATCAACCTGCGCGGCATCATCGTGCCGATCGTCGACATGCGCATCCGCTTCGCGCTGGGGGCGCCCGACTACGGTCCGTTCACCGTCGTCATCATCCTCAATATCGGCACCCGTGTGGTCGGCATGGTGGTCGATGCCGTATCGGATGTGACGACATTGACGCCGGACCAGATCAAGTCGGCGCCGGACATGGGCTCGACGCTGAACACGGAGCACATCGTCGGCCTGGGCACGGTGGAAGAGCGCATGCTGATCCTGGTCGACATCGACAAGCTGATGTCGAGCGAGGAGATGGGCCTGATCGAGCGGCTCGCCGCCTGA
- a CDS encoding HD domain-containing protein, translating into MNLKHTELLSVWQPRLEVLACAATGDDGAHDLNHLHRVWGNARRLLADHPEADALVVLAACYLHDLVNLPKNHPERHLASRQAAQLACAQLTELAFPAALLPGVAHAIETHSFSANLEPHTIEARIVQDADRLDALGAVGLARMFYTAGRMGSALAHDSDPAGLHRVLDDKAYSLDHIVVKLATLPGTMRTAAGRRLGEARLRQLQDFRADFIAEWQGA; encoded by the coding sequence ATGAATCTGAAGCACACCGAGCTGTTATCCGTTTGGCAACCACGACTGGAAGTGCTGGCATGCGCCGCCACCGGCGACGATGGCGCCCATGACCTCAACCACCTGCATCGGGTGTGGGGCAATGCGCGCCGGCTGCTGGCGGATCATCCCGAGGCGGACGCCCTCGTCGTGCTGGCGGCCTGTTACCTGCACGACCTCGTCAACCTGCCGAAGAACCATCCGGAGCGTCACCTGGCTTCGCGCCAGGCGGCGCAACTGGCCTGCGCCCAGCTGACGGAACTGGCCTTCCCCGCCGCACTCCTGCCCGGCGTGGCGCACGCGATCGAGACGCACAGCTTTTCGGCCAACCTCGAACCGCACACCATCGAGGCACGCATCGTGCAGGACGCCGACCGGCTCGACGCGCTCGGCGCCGTCGGCCTGGCGCGCATGTTCTACACGGCCGGGCGCATGGGCAGCGCGCTGGCGCACGACAGCGATCCGGCCGGGCTGCACCGCGTGCTGGACGACAAGGCCTATTCGCTCGACCACATCGTCGTCAAGCTGGCCACGCTGCCCGGCACGATGCGCACCGCCGCCGGGCGGCGCCTGGGCGAGGCGCGCCTGCGCCAGCTGCAGGACTTCCGCGCCGACTTCATCGCCGAATGGCAAGGCGCCTGA
- a CDS encoding erythromycin esterase family protein has protein sequence MNDRNAIAALRQHARPLANADDFDAVLETIGDASIVLLGEATHGTREFYRLRAEISKRLIVEKGFDAIAVEADWPDALRVSRYVQHGGDDMTAEGALGGFKRFPQWMWRNQEIVELVNWLRVHNGHVASNARRVGFYGLDLYSLAQSMHAVIDYLQQADPEAAERARQRYACIDHMAEDPQRYGYATTFGMKEDCEREVMRKLTELTRQANAHLAQGAGQVPDELFYAQQNARVARNAETYYRSMFQSRDESWNVRDSHMAETLEALREHIAQRTGKPAKVVVWAHNSHLGDARATEMGEGGQLNLGQLVRERYRPEDTFLLGFTTHTGTVTAATDWDGPAELKQVVPSRPDSVERLLHEVATASGMPQFLLPMKGRDSALARLPKRLLERAIGVIYRPDTERYSHYFHAEVAQQFDALIHVDRSTALQPLERSALWQLDEVPETYPSGL, from the coding sequence ATGAATGACAGGAACGCCATCGCGGCGCTGCGCCAGCACGCGCGGCCGCTGGCCAATGCGGACGACTTCGACGCGGTGCTGGAAACCATCGGCGACGCTTCGATCGTGCTGCTGGGCGAAGCCACACATGGCACGCGCGAGTTCTACCGGCTGCGCGCGGAAATCAGCAAGCGGCTGATCGTGGAGAAGGGCTTCGACGCCATCGCGGTCGAGGCGGACTGGCCGGACGCGCTGCGCGTGAGCCGCTACGTCCAGCATGGCGGCGACGACATGACGGCGGAAGGCGCGCTGGGCGGCTTCAAGCGCTTCCCGCAATGGATGTGGCGCAACCAGGAGATCGTCGAACTGGTCAACTGGCTGCGCGTGCACAACGGTCACGTGGCCAGCAACGCGCGCCGCGTCGGCTTCTATGGCCTGGACCTGTACAGCCTGGCGCAATCGATGCACGCGGTGATCGACTATCTGCAGCAGGCCGACCCGGAGGCGGCCGAACGGGCGCGCCAGCGCTACGCCTGCATCGACCATATGGCGGAAGATCCGCAGCGCTACGGCTACGCCACCACGTTCGGCATGAAGGAGGATTGCGAACGCGAAGTGATGCGCAAGCTGACCGAGCTGACGCGCCAGGCCAATGCCCACCTCGCGCAAGGGGCCGGCCAGGTGCCGGACGAACTGTTCTATGCGCAGCAGAACGCGCGCGTGGCGCGCAACGCGGAGACCTACTACCGCTCGATGTTCCAGAGCCGCGACGAGTCCTGGAACGTGCGCGACTCGCACATGGCGGAAACGCTGGAAGCGCTGCGCGAGCACATCGCCCAGCGTACCGGCAAGCCGGCCAAGGTGGTCGTGTGGGCGCACAACTCGCACCTGGGCGACGCCCGCGCCACCGAGATGGGCGAGGGCGGGCAGCTGAACCTGGGCCAGCTGGTGCGCGAACGCTACCGCCCGGAGGACACCTTCCTGCTGGGGTTCACGACGCATACGGGCACCGTGACGGCGGCCACCGACTGGGATGGCCCGGCCGAGTTGAAGCAGGTGGTGCCGTCGCGCCCGGACAGCGTCGAGCGCCTGCTGCACGAGGTGGCGACAGCCAGCGGCATGCCGCAGTTCCTGCTGCCGATGAAGGGCCGCGACAGTGCCCTGGCGCGCCTGCCCAAGCGGCTGCTGGAGCGCGCCATCGGTGTCATCTACCGGCCGGACACGGAGCGCTACAGCCACTACTTCCATGCGGAGGTGGCGCAGCAGTTCGACGCGCTGATCCACGTCGACCGCAGCACGGCCTTGCAGCCGCTGGAGCGCTCGGCGCTGTGGCAGCTGGACGAGGTGCCGGAGACGTATCCGTCCGGGCTGTGA
- a CDS encoding ribonuclease HI family protein, with protein sequence MSRKAALQALAAAARLARRAVPPAPGQWQAWFDGSATPNPGRIGIGALLLGPDGERIEISRRAGEGSSADAEYLALIGLLEEAAARGLAPLAVYGDSQVVVHDMLLPAGAAAVSLAHHRAVATALLVRIGEVALRWVPRHRNGDADRLSQRALDGISVAAPERSGA encoded by the coding sequence TTGTCCCGCAAAGCCGCCCTGCAAGCCCTGGCCGCCGCCGCCCGCCTGGCGCGCCGCGCCGTGCCGCCCGCGCCAGGCCAGTGGCAGGCCTGGTTCGACGGCTCCGCCACGCCCAATCCGGGCCGCATCGGCATCGGCGCCCTGCTGCTCGGGCCCGATGGCGAGCGGATCGAAATCAGCCGCCGCGCCGGCGAAGGCAGCAGCGCCGATGCCGAATACCTGGCCTTGATCGGATTGCTGGAGGAAGCCGCGGCGCGCGGACTGGCGCCGCTGGCGGTGTATGGCGACAGCCAGGTCGTCGTGCACGACATGCTGCTGCCGGCCGGCGCCGCGGCGGTCAGCCTGGCGCACCACCGGGCGGTGGCGACGGCGCTGCTGGTGCGGATCGGGGAGGTGGCGCTGCGCTGGGTACCGCGCCATCGCAACGGCGACGCGGACCGGTTGTCGCAGCGGGCGCTGGACGGCATCAGCGTGGCTGCGCCCGAGCGGTCCGGCGCCTGA
- a CDS encoding thrombospondin type 3 repeat-containing protein, translating into MKKLLIATLLAAALPLASAAVIVVREAPPPPRHEHVPAARHGYVWTPGYWQWTGQRYSWHRGAYVRARPGQHWNAPAWHERDGRWAFERGGWRAGDRDRDGVPNRYDRDRDGDGVPNRHDDRPDNARRH; encoded by the coding sequence ATGAAAAAGCTGCTGATCGCCACCCTGCTTGCCGCCGCCCTGCCCCTGGCCAGCGCCGCCGTGATCGTCGTGCGCGAGGCGCCGCCCCCGCCGCGCCATGAACACGTGCCGGCCGCCCGCCATGGTTACGTCTGGACGCCCGGCTACTGGCAATGGACCGGCCAACGCTACAGCTGGCATCGCGGCGCATACGTGCGCGCCCGCCCCGGCCAGCACTGGAATGCGCCGGCCTGGCATGAACGCGATGGCCGCTGGGCGTTCGAGCGTGGCGGCTGGCGCGCCGGTGACCGCGACCGCGACGGCGTGCCGAACCGCTACGACCGCGACCGTGACGGCGACGGCGTGCCGAACCGCCACGACGATCGCCCGGACAATGCGCGCCGCCACTAA
- a CDS encoding DUF1294 domain-containing protein, protein MLNYYLIGAALLAALNLLTYLAYARDKAAARAGRRRTPENTLLLLGLLGGWPAALLAQRRLRHKSAKTSFQLRFWLTVAVNLGAFLFV, encoded by the coding sequence ATGCTGAACTACTATCTCATAGGCGCCGCCCTCCTGGCCGCGCTGAACCTGCTCACCTACCTGGCCTACGCCCGCGACAAGGCGGCCGCCCGCGCCGGCCGTCGCCGCACGCCGGAAAACACCCTGTTGCTGCTGGGCCTGCTGGGCGGCTGGCCCGCCGCGCTGCTGGCGCAGCGCCGCCTGCGCCACAAGAGCGCGAAGACCTCCTTCCAGCTGCGCTTCTGGCTGACGGTCGCCGTCAACCTCGGCGCCTTCCTGTTCGTCTGA
- a CDS encoding YXWGXW repeat-containing protein gives MIKPTILAAALLATGSAALLPTQAMAQVDVNLIIGTPPPPVRYEVVPYERAGYVWAPGYWGWDGRRHIWHGGNWVRERAGYAYVGPRWVERHGGWAYEEARWNRRSPRGDMDHDGVPNRYDRDRDGDGVPNRYDRHDGRYDRRWHSGWDHAPRRHWEHNGWRERGGRDQDHDGVPNRYDRDRDGDGVPNRYDYRPGNPYRN, from the coding sequence ATGATCAAGCCAACCATCCTTGCAGCCGCCCTCCTGGCCACCGGCTCGGCCGCATTGCTGCCGACGCAGGCGATGGCCCAGGTGGACGTCAACCTGATCATCGGCACCCCGCCGCCACCGGTGCGCTACGAAGTGGTGCCATACGAGCGCGCCGGCTATGTGTGGGCGCCCGGCTACTGGGGCTGGGACGGCCGCCGCCACATCTGGCATGGCGGCAACTGGGTGCGCGAACGGGCCGGCTATGCTTACGTGGGACCGCGCTGGGTCGAGCGGCATGGCGGCTGGGCTTACGAGGAAGCACGCTGGAACCGCCGGAGCCCGCGCGGCGACATGGACCACGATGGCGTGCCGAACCGCTATGACCGCGACCGCGACGGCGACGGCGTGCCGAATCGCTACGATCGCCACGACGGCCGCTACGACCGGCGCTGGCACAGCGGCTGGGACCATGCCCCGCGCCGCCATTGGGAACACAACGGCTGGCGCGAGCGCGGCGGCCGCGACCAGGATCACGACGGCGTGCCGAACCGCTATGACCGCGACCGCGATGGCGACGGGGTGCCGAACCGGTATGACTACCGGCCAGGCAATCCCTACCGCAACTGA